In Vreelandella piezotolerans, one genomic interval encodes:
- a CDS encoding CaiB/BaiF CoA transferase family protein — translation MTTRQLPLDGLKVVELGQLIAGPFATKLLGEFGADVIKIEPPGTGDPLRKWRILEEGTSLWWHVQSRTKRSVTLDLRSEEGQEMVRRLAAEADVIVENFRPGTLEGWGLGYEALSTINPKLIMVRVSGFGQTGPYRNKPGFGVIGEAMGGLRYLTGHAGEPSVRVGVSIGDSLSALYAVIGTLLALQERQRSGLGQEIDVALYESVFAMMESLLPEFDATGQVREPSGSALPGITPSNAYRTCEGEYVLIAGNGDSIFKRLMGVIGRDDLANHPAMAHNDGRSQHANEIDAAIEAWTQTRRRDDILSALDDARVPAGFPYTAADIANDPHYLAREMIQTVTRADGRPLKVPGVLPKLSATPGRLGQGGPSLGAHTDDVLDELGIDAATRDKLRQAGII, via the coding sequence CCCGCCAGCTTCCTCTCGATGGCCTTAAAGTCGTAGAGCTTGGCCAGCTCATCGCCGGGCCGTTCGCCACCAAGCTGTTGGGCGAATTTGGCGCCGACGTGATCAAAATCGAGCCGCCCGGCACCGGCGATCCCCTTCGCAAATGGCGTATTCTCGAAGAGGGCACCTCGCTGTGGTGGCATGTGCAAAGCCGTACCAAGCGCTCGGTCACGCTGGATCTGCGCAGCGAAGAGGGGCAAGAGATGGTGCGCCGCTTGGCCGCCGAGGCCGATGTCATTGTCGAAAACTTTCGCCCGGGCACGCTAGAGGGTTGGGGGCTGGGGTATGAGGCCCTCTCCACGATCAATCCTAAACTGATTATGGTGCGCGTATCCGGATTTGGCCAAACCGGCCCCTACCGCAACAAGCCAGGCTTTGGGGTCATTGGTGAAGCCATGGGCGGGCTGCGCTATTTAACTGGCCACGCGGGTGAGCCGTCGGTACGCGTAGGCGTGAGCATTGGCGATTCGCTCTCGGCACTTTACGCGGTCATTGGCACGCTGCTGGCCCTACAAGAGCGCCAGCGCAGCGGCCTAGGGCAAGAGATCGATGTCGCTCTGTACGAATCCGTGTTCGCCATGATGGAGAGCCTGCTGCCGGAGTTCGATGCCACCGGCCAGGTGCGGGAACCGAGCGGCAGCGCGCTGCCCGGCATTACCCCCTCCAACGCCTACCGTACCTGCGAAGGCGAGTATGTGCTGATTGCCGGTAATGGCGACAGCATCTTCAAGCGTTTGATGGGCGTGATTGGCCGTGACGACCTCGCCAACCATCCTGCCATGGCCCACAACGATGGCCGCAGCCAGCACGCCAACGAGATCGACGCGGCCATCGAAGCCTGGACCCAGACCCGCCGCCGCGACGATATTCTCAGCGCCTTGGACGACGCCCGCGTACCGGCGGGCTTCCCCTACACCGCCGCCGATATCGCCAACGACCCCCACTACCTCGCCCGGGAGATGATTCAAACCGTCACCCGCGCCGATGGCCGCCCGCTCAAGGTACCGGGCGTACTGCCCAAACTCAGTGCCACGCCCGGCAGGCTGGGGCAAGGCGGGCCGTCGCTCGGCGCGCATACCGATGACGTACTCGACGAGCTGGGCATCGATGCCGCCACCCGCGACAAGCTACGCCAAGCGGGCATCATCTAA
- a CDS encoding hydroxymethylglutaryl-CoA lyase encodes MTTLQINEVAPRDGFQSEERFIPTEQKIALIDALTATGIARIEATSFVSPKAIPNLRDAADVVSAIQRREGVDVTVLVPNLKGAEQAMACGVDEINLVMSASNAHGRANLRMTPEESLTQFGAILQAVRGSGVFINASLSTTFGCPFEGHVPEARVFSLVEQQLALGVEGVTLCDTTGVANPAQVEALCRQVLERFPGVPFTLHFHNTRGMGLANALAAWQAGITRFDASLGGLGGCPFAPGATGNVCTEDLVHMFEQMDVATGVNLPALLDISATLPALIGHETPGQVVKAGSADRRYALP; translated from the coding sequence ATGACGACGTTACAAATCAACGAAGTGGCCCCGCGTGATGGCTTTCAGAGCGAAGAGCGCTTCATCCCTACCGAGCAGAAAATTGCGCTGATCGATGCCCTCACCGCCACCGGCATTGCGCGTATCGAAGCGACGTCTTTCGTTTCGCCCAAAGCCATTCCCAACCTGCGCGATGCCGCCGACGTGGTGAGCGCCATCCAGCGCCGCGAGGGCGTGGACGTGACCGTGCTGGTGCCCAATCTCAAAGGGGCCGAGCAGGCAATGGCGTGTGGCGTGGACGAGATCAACCTAGTCATGTCGGCCAGCAACGCCCACGGCCGCGCCAACCTGCGCATGACCCCGGAAGAGTCGCTGACACAGTTCGGCGCCATCCTTCAGGCGGTGCGCGGTAGCGGCGTCTTCATCAACGCTTCGCTCTCCACCACCTTTGGCTGCCCGTTCGAGGGGCACGTGCCCGAGGCACGCGTGTTCTCCCTCGTCGAGCAGCAGCTAGCGCTGGGCGTCGAGGGCGTCACGCTGTGCGATACCACCGGCGTGGCAAACCCCGCCCAGGTAGAGGCGCTTTGCCGCCAAGTGCTCGAACGCTTTCCCGGCGTGCCGTTTACGCTGCATTTTCACAACACCCGCGGCATGGGGCTGGCCAACGCCTTAGCGGCGTGGCAAGCGGGCATTACCCGGTTCGATGCCTCGCTGGGCGGCTTGGGCGGCTGCCCGTTTGCCCCTGGTGCCACGGGCAATGTTTGCACCGAAGACCTCGTGCATATGTTCGAGCAAATGGACGTTGCCACCGGCGTGAATTTGCCTGCCTTGCTGGACATATCCGCCACGCTACCGGCATTGATTGGCCATGAAACGCCCGGACAAGTGGTGAAAGCCGGCAGCGCAGATCGTCGTTACGCCCTGCCTTGA
- a CDS encoding aconitate hydratase — translation MTSTSSAQPLNLAQQLLQRHLVSGELTPGSEIALRIDQALLQDVLGTLVMLELEAMGLDRVHTEPSVQYIDHGLVQADNLNAETYLFLKSACERFGVWYSGPGNGISHPVHMENFGVPGQSIVGCDSHTTAAGALGMLAIGAGGIEVAMAMAGEPLYVTMPKIWGIKLEGQLPDWVSAKDIVLELLRRHGVAGGKNTMIEYYGPGLAHLSAMDRHVLANMGTEMGATATVFPSDEETRRFLASRGREADWVALAAEPGCHYDLHETLDLSQLEPMIALPSSPDNVVTVREAAGQPLHQAYIGSSGNPGFRDFAVVAEIVRGKQVADGVSLDINPSSRQVLTSLIEQGYLADLVASGARLHQAGCNGCIGMGQAPAVGLNSLRTVPRNFPGRSGTREDSVFLCSPETAAASAIQGVITDPRTLDMPYPRPQEPVQVKVDRDMFKAPLPLEEARLKALQKTDNTPALPELSPLPHRLDIPVLLVTGDNISTDDIMPAGQRVLPYWSSVYASAPFTFEAVDPTYAERADSTRTQGGHAIIGGANYGQGSSRENAALVPRYLGLQVVVAKSFARIHWQNLICFGALPLTFTREQDNALPAEGDRLVIEDLYEQLECGDTLTAHVPGKGELTLHHGLSPRQRELIAQGGVINHLRQRHA, via the coding sequence ATGACCTCAACCTCCTCTGCTCAACCGTTAAATCTTGCCCAGCAACTGCTCCAACGCCATCTCGTCAGCGGTGAGCTAACCCCGGGCAGTGAAATTGCCCTTCGCATCGACCAAGCCCTGCTGCAAGACGTGCTAGGCACGCTGGTCATGTTAGAACTAGAAGCCATGGGGCTCGATCGTGTGCATACCGAGCCCAGCGTGCAGTACATCGACCACGGCTTGGTGCAGGCCGATAACCTGAACGCCGAAACTTACTTGTTTTTGAAAAGCGCCTGCGAGCGCTTTGGCGTGTGGTATTCAGGCCCCGGTAACGGCATTAGCCACCCGGTGCATATGGAAAACTTTGGCGTGCCGGGCCAATCCATCGTCGGTTGCGACAGCCACACCACGGCGGCGGGTGCGCTCGGGATGCTGGCGATTGGTGCGGGCGGCATCGAAGTAGCCATGGCGATGGCCGGCGAACCGCTGTATGTCACCATGCCGAAAATTTGGGGCATCAAACTGGAAGGCCAATTGCCCGATTGGGTCTCGGCGAAGGACATCGTGCTGGAACTTTTGCGACGCCACGGCGTGGCGGGTGGCAAAAACACCATGATCGAGTATTACGGACCGGGGCTTGCGCATCTTTCTGCCATGGACCGCCATGTATTGGCCAACATGGGCACCGAAATGGGCGCCACGGCCACGGTCTTCCCCAGTGACGAAGAGACCCGGCGCTTTTTAGCCTCCCGAGGCCGGGAAGCCGACTGGGTGGCGCTGGCCGCCGAACCCGGCTGCCACTACGACCTGCACGAAACGCTCGACCTCAGCCAGTTGGAGCCCATGATTGCGCTACCTTCTAGCCCCGATAACGTCGTCACCGTGCGCGAGGCAGCAGGCCAGCCGCTGCATCAGGCCTACATCGGGTCGTCGGGCAACCCGGGGTTTCGAGATTTTGCCGTGGTGGCCGAGATTGTACGCGGCAAGCAGGTGGCCGACGGAGTTTCGCTCGATATCAATCCCTCTTCCCGCCAGGTGCTGACCTCGCTCATCGAGCAGGGTTACCTGGCCGACCTGGTCGCCAGCGGCGCTCGGCTGCACCAGGCGGGCTGTAATGGCTGTATCGGGATGGGCCAAGCACCCGCCGTGGGGCTCAACAGTCTGCGTACCGTGCCGCGCAATTTTCCCGGGCGCTCCGGCACGCGGGAAGACAGCGTGTTCTTGTGCAGCCCTGAAACGGCGGCGGCCTCGGCCATCCAGGGTGTCATCACCGACCCGCGAACCCTCGACATGCCTTACCCCCGCCCCCAGGAGCCCGTCCAGGTCAAGGTGGACCGTGACATGTTCAAGGCTCCGCTTCCCCTTGAAGAAGCCCGGTTGAAAGCGCTGCAGAAAACCGACAACACCCCCGCGCTGCCAGAACTCAGCCCGCTGCCCCATCGTCTCGACATTCCCGTCCTGCTGGTCACGGGAGACAATATCTCCACCGACGACATCATGCCCGCCGGACAGCGGGTGCTGCCGTATTGGAGCAGCGTGTATGCGTCGGCGCCGTTCACGTTCGAGGCGGTCGACCCGACCTACGCCGAGCGCGCAGACAGCACCCGCACCCAGGGCGGGCACGCAATTATTGGCGGGGCGAATTACGGGCAAGGCTCCAGCCGCGAGAATGCCGCACTGGTGCCACGCTATTTGGGGCTACAGGTGGTGGTCGCGAAGAGTTTTGCGCGGATTCACTGGCAAAACCTGATCTGCTTCGGGGCTCTACCACTGACGTTTACCCGCGAGCAAGACAATGCCCTACCCGCAGAGGGCGACCGCTTGGTGATCGAAGATCTCTATGAGCAACTGGAGTGCGGGGACACGCTGACCGCGCATGTCCCCGGTAAAGGCGAGCTGACGCTACATCATGGTCTCAGCCCCCGCCAGCGGGAGCTGATCGCGCAAGGTGGCGTGATCAACCACCTGCGCCAGCGTCACGCTTAG
- a CDS encoding methyl-accepting chemotaxis protein: protein MTSNPPSTLKKRRSSLQTKVLMLVLLPLLLVTVALVSFDAYSRTQDTQEMLAEQRNMLIEERRAAVQDIVQVAMTAIAPIYEAAGPNDEAAKQEVASIIRAMRFEDNNYLFIYDFDGNNIVTAPAPEREGTNMIDAQTPDGTYLIRDIIELARSGGGYYSYVWDHPGTQAMETKHSFVGRLEKWDWLIGAGVYVVDMENALAEIETRAMSDLRDSIGITVLMAAALFIAIAMLTYAFVRRLVGPIKRAADAMLDIAQGRGDLTRRLTIESNDEVGNLAVQFNAFAGRMQDTLRDVRRSTVSVYHSAGDISHSSEELATRTEQAAANLQETSASMEEITSTVNHSADNAQQANKLVQSTAEVAHQGEEAMGQVERTMRDINDSASRISDIITMIDAIAFQTNILALNASVEAARAGEHGRGFAVVAQEVRTLASRSSNASKEIRELIDASVQHTHTGAELVRSAGATMRDIVESVSKVTDVIGEISAGAKEQSSGIGQINTAVAEMDTMTQQNAAMVQEATTAAADMRRHAEHLNELINSFVLGEDSASAPSRSGARQALPASGANGTGAGQELKRPALAAKPSSAEHSADDWEEF from the coding sequence ATGACGAGTAATCCCCCCTCCACGCTGAAAAAGCGCCGTTCGAGTCTGCAAACCAAAGTACTGATGTTGGTGCTGCTTCCTTTGCTGCTGGTCACCGTTGCGCTGGTGTCGTTTGATGCGTATAGCCGCACGCAAGATACTCAGGAGATGTTGGCCGAACAGCGCAACATGTTGATCGAAGAGCGCCGAGCAGCCGTCCAAGACATTGTCCAAGTGGCCATGACGGCCATTGCCCCGATCTATGAGGCAGCAGGGCCTAACGATGAAGCGGCGAAACAAGAAGTGGCCAGTATCATCCGTGCTATGCGGTTTGAAGATAACAACTATCTCTTCATTTATGACTTCGACGGTAACAATATCGTCACGGCACCCGCTCCAGAGCGAGAGGGAACCAATATGATCGATGCGCAAACGCCCGATGGCACCTATTTGATTCGTGACATCATCGAGCTTGCTCGTAGCGGAGGTGGTTATTATAGCTACGTATGGGATCACCCCGGCACGCAAGCCATGGAAACGAAGCACTCGTTCGTGGGGCGCCTCGAAAAGTGGGATTGGCTGATCGGTGCGGGGGTCTATGTGGTGGATATGGAAAACGCCTTGGCCGAGATCGAAACACGGGCAATGAGCGATTTACGTGACTCTATCGGGATCACTGTCCTGATGGCGGCTGCCTTGTTCATCGCGATAGCCATGCTGACGTATGCTTTCGTTCGTCGTTTGGTAGGCCCGATTAAACGCGCTGCTGATGCCATGCTTGATATTGCCCAGGGTCGTGGTGACCTAACCCGTCGTCTTACCATAGAGAGCAACGACGAAGTGGGGAATCTCGCTGTCCAGTTCAACGCCTTTGCTGGCCGCATGCAGGATACCCTGCGCGACGTACGCCGCAGCACCGTAAGCGTCTACCACTCGGCGGGCGACATTTCCCACAGCTCGGAAGAACTGGCGACGCGCACCGAGCAGGCAGCGGCCAACTTGCAAGAAACCTCGGCTTCCATGGAAGAGATCACGTCCACCGTGAACCACAGCGCCGATAATGCCCAGCAGGCCAACAAGTTAGTGCAGTCCACCGCCGAAGTGGCGCACCAAGGCGAAGAGGCCATGGGGCAGGTCGAGCGCACCATGCGCGATATCAACGACTCCGCCTCGCGTATCAGTGACATCATCACGATGATCGACGCGATTGCCTTCCAGACCAATATTCTGGCGCTTAATGCCTCGGTCGAAGCCGCCCGCGCAGGGGAGCACGGTCGTGGGTTTGCGGTGGTGGCTCAGGAGGTTCGCACGCTAGCCAGTCGCTCCAGTAACGCGTCGAAAGAGATCCGCGAGCTGATCGATGCATCCGTACAGCACACCCACACCGGTGCGGAGCTGGTCCGCAGTGCAGGGGCCACCATGCGTGACATCGTCGAAAGCGTCTCGAAGGTCACTGACGTGATCGGTGAAATCAGCGCGGGGGCCAAAGAGCAGAGCAGTGGCATTGGTCAGATCAACACCGCCGTGGCCGAGATGGACACCATGACGCAGCAAAACGCCGCCATGGTGCAAGAGGCCACCACCGCCGCAGCGGACATGCGCCGCCACGCCGAGCACCTGAACGAACTGATCAACTCGTTCGTGCTAGGAGAAGACAGCGCCTCAGCGCCGTCACGCAGCGGGGCGCGCCAAGCGTTGCCCGCCAGCGGCGCCAACGGCACGGGGGCGGGCCAGGAGCTCAAGCGTCCAGCCCTGGCCGCCAAGCCGTCGTCTGCCGAGCATAGCGCAGACGACTGGGAAGAGTTCTAA
- the ureG gene encoding urease accessory protein UreG, producing the protein MTHCLRVGVGGPVGSGKTALLKQLCSALRDHYDIAVVTNDIYTREDADFLLKHDALPADRILGVETGGCPHTAIREDASMNLAAIDELHARHPKLELVLVESGGDNLSATFSPELSDLTLYVIDVSAGDKIPRKGGPGITKSDLLIINKIDIAEQVHASLEVMERDSKKMRGERPFVFTNLYDGVGLEEIIRFILDKGMLEERRPQVATA; encoded by the coding sequence ATGACTCACTGTTTACGCGTTGGCGTGGGTGGCCCGGTCGGCTCCGGCAAAACCGCCCTGCTCAAGCAACTCTGCTCGGCACTGCGCGACCACTACGATATCGCCGTGGTCACCAACGATATCTATACCCGCGAAGACGCCGATTTCCTGCTCAAGCACGATGCGCTGCCCGCCGACCGCATTCTCGGTGTCGAAACCGGCGGCTGCCCGCACACGGCGATTCGGGAAGATGCCTCCATGAACTTGGCGGCCATCGATGAGTTACACGCCCGTCATCCTAAGTTGGAGCTGGTGCTGGTCGAATCCGGCGGGGATAACCTCTCTGCTACCTTTAGCCCCGAGCTTTCCGACCTGACGCTCTACGTCATCGATGTGTCCGCTGGCGATAAGATTCCCCGCAAAGGGGGCCCGGGCATCACCAAATCGGACCTTCTGATCATCAACAAGATCGACATCGCCGAGCAGGTACACGCCTCGCTGGAGGTGATGGAGCGCGACTCGAAGAAAATGCGCGGCGAGCGGCCGTTCGTGTTCACCAATCTCTACGACGGCGTGGGCCTCGAAGAGATCATTCGCTTCATTCTCGATAAAGGCATGCTGGAGGAGCGACGCCCGCAGGTGGCCACGGCCTAA
- a CDS encoding urease accessory protein UreF: MPTEPPSDLALLGLMQLVSPALPIGAFAFSQGLESAFELGWVSDEQSLAEWLSGVLDDGLSRCELPVIERLHRAFEQQDGTAVAEWDDWLAATRETAELAAEDSRLGASLKRLLGSLDLLPQHERLPSEDSLTPLLPPQAGYVTLFAWAAYQRGIPVRQALLGFGWAWLENQLAVACKALPLGHTAAQRIIERLRGELVTAVDQAHQLDDDELGPALPGVAIASALHETQYSRLFRS; this comes from the coding sequence ATGCCCACTGAGCCGCCATCCGACCTCGCGCTGCTCGGGCTGATGCAGCTCGTTAGCCCCGCGCTGCCCATCGGTGCCTTTGCCTTCTCGCAAGGGCTGGAGAGCGCCTTTGAGCTGGGCTGGGTGAGTGACGAGCAGAGCCTAGCCGAGTGGCTCTCCGGCGTGCTGGACGATGGCTTGAGCCGCTGCGAGCTGCCCGTGATCGAGCGGCTACATCGCGCTTTCGAACAGCAGGATGGCACCGCCGTTGCCGAATGGGATGACTGGCTGGCCGCTACCCGTGAAACCGCCGAACTCGCCGCCGAAGATAGCCGCCTTGGCGCCTCGCTCAAGCGGCTGCTGGGTAGTCTCGACCTGTTACCCCAACATGAACGGCTGCCTAGTGAAGACTCACTCACGCCCTTGCTGCCGCCTCAGGCAGGCTATGTCACGCTGTTTGCCTGGGCGGCCTACCAGCGTGGCATTCCGGTGCGTCAAGCGCTGCTGGGGTTTGGCTGGGCGTGGCTGGAAAACCAGCTTGCGGTGGCCTGTAAGGCATTACCGCTGGGCCATACGGCGGCGCAACGCATCATCGAACGGTTACGGGGAGAGCTGGTGACGGCGGTCGACCAAGCGCATCAACTCGACGATGACGAGCTTGGCCCCGCTCTGCCAGGCGTCGCGATCGCCAGCGCTCTACACGAAACCCAATACTCCCGCCTGTTTCGAAGTTAG
- the ureE gene encoding urease accessory protein UreE: MLKLIERLGPIDESTASDTLTLPFELRIRGRLKAESDSGRELGLFLDRGPVLRDGDGLKADNGEVVRVCAAIEPVVTARVSTGLPLARLAYHLGNRHVQLALGEDEQGGWVRFPPDHVLEELAELLGATLEHHNATFDPEPGAYNQVGGGHSHSHHHAHSHDHDHDHDHVHHHHAH; encoded by the coding sequence ATGCTGAAATTAATTGAGCGCTTAGGGCCGATAGACGAAAGCACCGCCAGCGACACGCTGACACTGCCCTTCGAGCTGCGCATTCGTGGCCGCTTGAAAGCCGAGAGCGATAGCGGCCGCGAGCTGGGGTTGTTTCTGGATCGCGGCCCGGTATTGCGCGATGGCGATGGCCTGAAGGCCGACAATGGGGAGGTCGTCCGCGTGTGCGCCGCGATCGAGCCTGTAGTGACCGCGCGAGTGAGTACTGGCTTACCCCTGGCCCGGCTGGCGTACCACCTCGGCAATCGCCATGTGCAGCTGGCACTGGGTGAAGACGAGCAGGGCGGCTGGGTACGTTTTCCACCCGACCACGTCCTCGAAGAGCTGGCCGAGCTGCTAGGCGCGACGCTCGAGCACCACAACGCCACCTTCGACCCCGAACCCGGCGCCTATAATCAAGTGGGTGGTGGGCATTCGCACAGTCATCACCACGCTCATTCCCACGACCACGACCACGACCACGACCATGTGCACCACCACCATGCCCACTGA
- the ureC gene encoding urease subunit alpha, translating into MKSVNKISRQAYADMYGPTVGDRVRLGDTELWIQVEKDATHYGEEVKFGGGKVIRDGMGQSQRQDASVMDTVITNALILDWWGIVKADVGLQNGRIAAIGKAGNPDTQPDVEIVIGPGTEVIAGEGKILTAGGIDAHIHFICPQQVEEALMSGVTTMLGGGTGPATGSNATTCTPGEWHIGKMLQAVDDLPMNIGLLGKGNASLPEGLEAQLEAGAMGLKLHEDWGTTPASIDNCLSVAEKYDVQIAIHTDTLNESGFVEDTLAAFKERGIHTYHTEGAGGGHAPDILTACSKEYVLPSSTNPTRPYTVNTIDEHLDMLMVCHHLDPNIPEDVAFADSRIRRETIAAEDILHDLGVISMIASDSQAMGRVGEVVCRTWQTAHKMKVQRGLLPEDEAMGADNLRAKRYIAKYTINPAITHGIAHEVGSIEVGKLADLVLWKPAFFGVKPSLILKGGMIAAAPMGDPNASIPTPQPVHYRPMFGTFGRAASQVRLNFVSQAAIDAGIQERLGLQSTLSACKNVRGVRKKDMKLNDACPELTVDPQTYEVRCDGELLTCEPANELPLAQRYHLF; encoded by the coding sequence ATGAAATCGGTAAACAAGATCAGTCGGCAAGCCTACGCCGATATGTACGGCCCCACGGTAGGCGACCGCGTGCGCCTAGGCGACACCGAACTCTGGATCCAAGTCGAAAAAGACGCCACCCACTACGGTGAAGAAGTGAAGTTCGGCGGCGGCAAGGTGATCCGCGATGGCATGGGCCAAAGCCAGCGCCAGGATGCCTCGGTGATGGACACCGTGATCACCAACGCGCTGATTCTGGACTGGTGGGGCATCGTCAAAGCCGATGTGGGGCTGCAAAACGGCCGCATCGCCGCCATCGGCAAAGCCGGCAACCCCGACACCCAGCCCGATGTTGAGATCGTGATCGGGCCTGGCACCGAAGTGATCGCGGGCGAAGGCAAAATTCTCACTGCAGGCGGCATCGACGCGCATATCCACTTCATCTGCCCCCAGCAGGTGGAAGAAGCGCTGATGAGCGGCGTCACCACCATGCTCGGCGGCGGCACCGGCCCCGCCACCGGCTCCAACGCCACCACCTGCACCCCCGGCGAGTGGCACATTGGCAAGATGCTGCAAGCAGTGGACGATCTGCCCATGAACATCGGCCTGCTCGGCAAGGGCAACGCTAGCCTGCCGGAGGGGCTCGAAGCGCAGTTGGAAGCCGGTGCCATGGGCCTCAAACTCCACGAAGACTGGGGGACTACCCCGGCCTCTATCGATAACTGCCTGAGCGTGGCGGAAAAGTACGACGTGCAGATCGCCATCCACACCGATACGCTCAACGAATCCGGCTTCGTGGAAGACACCCTGGCGGCCTTCAAAGAGCGCGGCATCCACACCTACCACACCGAAGGCGCAGGCGGCGGTCACGCCCCGGACATTCTCACCGCCTGCTCCAAGGAGTATGTGCTTCCGTCCTCCACCAACCCCACACGTCCCTACACGGTGAACACCATCGACGAGCACTTGGATATGCTCATGGTGTGCCACCACCTGGACCCCAATATTCCCGAAGACGTGGCCTTTGCCGATTCACGTATTCGTCGCGAAACCATCGCCGCCGAGGATATCCTGCACGACCTGGGCGTGATCTCGATGATCGCTTCCGACTCCCAGGCCATGGGCCGGGTGGGCGAAGTCGTCTGCCGCACCTGGCAAACGGCGCACAAAATGAAGGTGCAGCGCGGCCTGCTGCCGGAAGACGAGGCGATGGGGGCCGATAACCTGCGCGCCAAGCGTTACATTGCCAAGTACACCATCAACCCTGCGATTACCCACGGCATCGCCCATGAAGTGGGCTCGATTGAGGTAGGTAAACTGGCGGATTTGGTGCTGTGGAAGCCCGCGTTCTTCGGCGTGAAGCCATCGCTGATTTTGAAAGGCGGCATGATTGCGGCTGCACCCATGGGCGACCCCAACGCCTCGATTCCTACACCGCAGCCGGTGCACTACCGCCCCATGTTCGGCACCTTTGGCCGCGCGGCCAGTCAGGTAAGGCTCAACTTCGTCAGCCAGGCCGCCATCGATGCGGGCATCCAGGAGCGGCTTGGCCTACAAAGCACGTTGTCCGCCTGCAAGAACGTGCGCGGCGTGCGTAAAAAGGACATGAAGCTCAACGACGCCTGCCCAGAGCTCACCGTCGACCCGCAAACTTACGAAGTGCGCTGCGACGGCGAACTGCTCACCTGCGAGCCCGCCAACGAACTGCCGCTGGCGCAGCGGTATCACTTGTTTTGA
- a CDS encoding urease subunit beta: MIPGEYQLQEGDIELCAGRERITVEVANTGDRPIQLGSHYHFAEANPALVFDRDKTRGYRLDVAAGTAIRFEPGQTRDVTLIPFVGKREIYGFRGDVMGPLD, from the coding sequence ATGATTCCCGGTGAGTATCAGTTGCAAGAAGGTGATATCGAGCTGTGCGCGGGCCGAGAACGCATCACCGTCGAGGTGGCCAACACCGGCGACCGCCCCATTCAGCTGGGGTCCCACTACCACTTTGCCGAGGCCAACCCGGCGCTGGTGTTCGACCGCGACAAGACCCGTGGCTACCGGTTGGACGTCGCCGCCGGCACCGCCATCCGCTTCGAACCTGGCCAAACCCGCGACGTCACGCTGATACCGTTCGTCGGCAAGCGGGAAATCTACGGCTTCCGTGGCGATGTGATGGGGCCGCTCGATTAG
- the ureA gene encoding urease subunit gamma — translation MELTPRDKDKLMLFTAAQLAERRKSRGLKLNYPEAVALISFEIMEGARDGKSVADLMSYGREILTRDDVMEGVAEMVDEVQVEATFPDGTKLVTVHTPIN, via the coding sequence ATGGAGTTAACCCCACGAGACAAAGACAAGCTGATGCTGTTTACCGCGGCTCAGCTTGCCGAACGCCGCAAATCGCGCGGCCTGAAACTCAACTACCCCGAAGCCGTGGCGCTGATCAGCTTCGAGATCATGGAAGGCGCACGGGATGGCAAGAGCGTGGCCGATTTGATGAGTTACGGCCGCGAGATCCTGACCCGCGACGACGTGATGGAGGGCGTGGCGGAGATGGTCGATGAAGTGCAGGTGGAGGCCACCTTCCCCGACGGTACCAAGCTGGTCACCGTTCACACCCCAATCAATTAA